A portion of the Rhizoctonia solani chromosome 6, complete sequence genome contains these proteins:
- a CDS encoding NADH dehydrogenase, which yields MMHIPIAAAIARHQVPRLAFAPKRIGYSPILTRTLSAPASQVPPTPPPPASESTTQAAPIVIVKPLSRWRQFLQTLGRVTLLTIVTTTGVFIYITQKDRHPGEQHDFDPEKKTIVVLGSGWGATSMLKSLDTEDYNVVVISPRNYFLFTPLLPSVAIGTLDSRSIIQPTRYITRHKSRRVYVYEAEAQEVDPKNKTVTFADLSPVKGGVSSTTIPYDYLVYAVGAETQTFGIPGVRENACFMKELHDAEKLRTTIMDCIESAAFKDQSDEEIDRLLHCVVVGGGPTGVELSGELHDFLKEDLENWYPDIAPRLRITLIEALPNVLPTFSRELIKYTESTFKENKIDVMTKTMVKEIKEKSVLVQNAAGERVEIPFGAIVWAAGNVGRPITRKLMEHFPEHQTNKRGITVDDFLRMKGADGIFAVGDCTATSYAPTAQVASQEGTYLARLFGQIAKKDKLEKRLAELRAGPHTDETERQIESVVKQINKASKLRPFHYSHQGSLAYIGSEKAIADLPFLNGNFASGGVATYLFWRSAYLSNLFSLRNRFLVINDWLKVKIFGRDVSRE from the exons ATGATGCACATACCTATAG CTGCGGCCATTGCCCGACATCAGGTACCCAGACTTGCATTTGCTCCAAAACGGATTGGCTATTCTCCAATCCTCACGCGCACGCTTTCAGCCCCTGCGTCCCAGGTCCCACCCACGCCTCCTCCTCCCGCCTCTGAATCAACAACCCAAGCTGCCCCTATCGTGATTGTCAAGCCTCTGTCTCGTTGGCGGCAATTTCTTCAGACCCTAGGCCGCGTTACGCTACTTACAATAGTAACTACCACTGGTGTGTTTATCTATATAACACAAAAGGATCGTCATCCTGGCGAGCAGCACGATTTTGATCCTGAAAAGAAGACTATTGTGGTTCTGGGTTCGGGATGGGGCGCTACGAGCATGCTCAAG TCCCTGGACACGGAAGACTACAATGTCGTCGTGATTTCTCCCAGGAACTACTTCCTCTTTACCCCCTTGCTCCCCTCGGTTGCAATCGGTACCCTAGACTCGCGCAGTATCATCCAGCCGACGCGTTATATCACTCGACACAAGTCTCGACGTGTTTATGTCTACGAGGCTGAAGCTCAAGAGGTCGAC CCCAAGAACAAGACCGTTACATTTGCCGACCTCTCACCAGTCAAGGGTGGCGTGAGTTCGACCACTATCCCGTACGACTACTTGGTCTATGCAGTTGGCGCAGAGACTCAGACTTTCGGAATCCCGGGAGTTCGAGAAAATGCCTGCTTCATGAAAGAACTGCATGATGCCGAAAAGCTCAGGACTACCATCATGGATT GTATCGAGTCTGCTGCTTTTAAGGATCAGAGTGATGAAGAGATTGACCGCTTGCTCCACTGCGTTGTCGTCGGCGGAGGTCCTACTGGCGTGGAGCTCAGTGGAGAGTTGCACGACTTTTTGAAG GAGGATCTTGAGAACTGGTACCCTGACATAGCACCTCGTCTGCGGATCACTTTGATCGAAGC GTTGCCGAACGTGTTGCCCACGTTCTCTCGGGAATTGATCAAATATACCGAATCAACTTTCAAGGAGAACAAAATTGACGTCATGACCAAG ACCATGGTCAAGGAGATCAAAGAAAAGTCTGTCCTTGTCCAAAATGCCGCTGGAGAGCGAGTTGAGATTCCGTTTGGTGCTATCGTCTGGGCTGCTGGTAACGTCGGACGCCCAATCACCCGCAAGCTGATGGAGCACTTCCCCGAACACCAAACCAACAAACGTGGTATTACCGTCGACGACTTTTTGCGCATGAAGGGCGCTGATGGTATATTTGCCGTTGGAGAC TGCACAGCCACCTCTTATGCACCCACCGCCCAAGTCGCCTCTCAAGAAGGCACTTATCTTGCGCGCCTCTTTGGTCAGATTGCCAAGAAAGACAAGCTCGAGAAGCGGTTGGCCGAGCTGCGCGCTGGACCCCACACCGACGAGACTGAGCGCCAGATCGAGAGCGTCGTGAAGCAGATTAACAAGGCGAGCAAGCTCAGGCCGTTCCATTACTCGCACCAGGGTTCGTTGGCGTACATCGGCAGCGAAAAGGCTATCGCGGATTTGCCCTTTTTGAACGGAAAC TTTGCGAGCGGCGGTGTCGCAACATACCTCTTCTGGCGCTCTGCCTATCTCTCGAACTTGTTCTCGCTCCGGAACCGGTTCTTGGTCATCAACGATTGGTTAAAGGTCAAAATCTTTGGACG TGACGTGAGTCGAGAGTAA
- a CDS encoding ICE-like protease (caspase) p20 domain protein gives MTVIQVGHQHAQFTRTEHIAHRTRIPTLYALLIGIDSYKNFTKLSGAVKDVESVSDFLRCDLAVPESRITKLTNEQATRSGIINAMELLSKNNKINRFDPIVIFYAGHGCEVNSPLADYKEKAQCLVPWDLGCLGADGQPVPPIPDYTLSALLNELAIAKGNNITVIFDSCHSASSTRGVRGILAKAVRPPSIQIPTNNYPIESTAEGPMSAKCRARALNAIDLPALTHETDKGIIQRVQRRRQWRIIITFVRSHLLFTRIKATPGCNPTSARASVQTLLKTTAPEPLGFSRSHVLLAACGHAQQAYECTECGSGFFTTALLQVLRSSWLRKLKYKRCFEEFPKLLTPSAQSPVCEGDTDGRVFFTVSALTIPTRHDSYTIRKLSEGYIMRLGDAQGVFPGSKYGIYEDHTIFNNLGSAYSPSSNVNSPLWGDFIAYPFTEEEPTLYPFYSLCKLDRNDRVPNWPRAKLLKLGSRGTSSLNVFVSNALKIVMDPGTFIHADHGMILVDSVDPSAPNTVILDIENEHSEYITIRLAGFPRPLYRCYPDRKRMRRILASMSQWWWHRSREPHDTFNTKIAAEITMYKLGDAGPSPLPLEKDNSVTVEASPTALYALRVKSHFPRKLYAYLFYFSTVGQSIRPLYLGVYGSHYIDPTLEPYGELTCGYINDDMIPGALSFSLTPDDGYFQLFLTTAPGDFDSLAQASPFLEPQTYCDMAPIITYQYGDGLESRKHHSSGFNTSEPVTLPPIPSAAFDGHSAEILTTQTFDVSMFERQKVGMQRSLERSERDVLSPGEMAELFAERGNYMEVSRWGVVSLKVKCR, from the exons ATGACCGTGATACAAGTTGGGCACCAGCATGCACA ATTCACTCGAACCGAGCATATCGCACACAG AACCCGCATCCCTACACTATACGCATTACTCATCGGAATCGATTCGTACAAGAATTTCACCAAGCTCTCTGGGGCCGTAAAAGACGTGGAATCTGTCAGCGACTTTCTACGCTGCGATCTAGCTGTTCCTGAATCGCGTATAACGAAACTGACCAACGAACAAGCTACTCGTTCTGGTATAATCAACGCAATGGAACTGCTGAGCAAAAATAACAAAATCAATCGCTTCGACCCCATTGTCATTTTCTACGCCGGGCATGGATGCGAAGTTAATTCCCCTCTAGCAGACTATAAAGAAAAGGCCCAGTGTTTGGTGCCATGGGACTTGGGATGTCTGGGCGCTGATGGCCAGCCAGTTCCTCCTATCCCCGATTATACTCTCTCGGCTCTCTTGAACGAGTTGGCTATTGCTAAAGGGAATAACATT ACCGTAATCTTCGATAGCTGCCATTCAGCGAGTAGCACCCGGGGAGTTCGGGGAATATTGGCCAAGGCTGTGCGACCTCCGTCAATACAGATACCTACCAATAACTATCCAATAGAATCGACGGCTGAAGGACCTATGTCAGCTAAATGTCGGGCCCGTGCCTTAAACGCAATAGACTTGCCCGCTTTGACGCATGAGACTGATAAGGGAATTATTCAGCGAGTACAGAGACGCCGACAGTGGAGAATTATCATCACCTTTGTCCGCTCCCACCTGCTTTTCACGCGCATAAAAGCTACACCCGGATGCAACCCCACCAGCGCCAGGGCTTCTGTCCAGACTTTGCTCAAAACGACTGCCCCAGAACCCCTTGGATTTTCCCGTTCGCATGTCCTTCTCGCCGCTTGTGGCCATGCTCAGCAGGCGTACGAATGCACAGAGTGTGGTTCTGGCTTTTTCACTACCGCCCTACTTCAGGTGCTTCGATCTAGCTGGCTAAGAAAGCTAAAATATAAGCGGTGCTTTGAGGAATTTCCGAAGCTACTTACCCCAAG TGCTCAAAGCCCCGTTTGTGAAGGGGATACCGACGGCCGGGTATTTTTTACTGTTTCCGCTTTGACTATTCCGACGCGTCATGATTCTTACACTATTCGAAAGCTCAGCGAAGGCTATATAATGAGGTTGGGCGATGCCCAGGGCGTATTTCCGGGCTCAAAGTACGGTATCTACGAGGATCATACTATTTTCAACAATCTTGGGTCTGCTTACTCGCCTTCGTCCAACGTGAATAGCCCTTTGTGGGGAGACTTTATAGCTTACCCCTTTACGGAGGAGGAACCCACATTATACCCTTTTTATTCCTTGTGCAAACTGGATAGGAATGACAGAGTGCCAAACTGGCCGCGTGCGAAATTGCTCAAGCTCGGGTCCCGTGGAACTTCCTCTTTGAACGTATTCGTTAGCAACGCATTAAAGATCGTCATGGATCCAGGTACCTTTATACATGCCGATCACGGGATGATTCTGGTCGATTCAGTAGATCCAAGCGCCCCAAATACAGTGATCTTGGATATCGAAAACGAACACAGCGAATATATAACGATCAGACTTGCTGGCTTCCCGAGACCACTTTACAGGTGCTATCCTGATAGAAAAAGAATGCGACGTATACTAGCCTCAATGTCTCAATGGTGGTGGCATCGTTCTCGCGAGCCACATGATACTTTCAATACCAAGATAGCTGCCGAAATAACCATGTACAAACTGGGAGATGCAGGGCCCAGCCCTCTTCCACTTGAAAAGGACAACTCTGTAACTGTAGAAGCATCGCCAACTGCCCTCTATGCTCTTAGAGTTAAGAGCCACTTTCCTAGAAAACTGTATGCGTATTTGTTCTATTTTAGCACTGTCGGTCAATCTATTA GGCCGTTGTATTTGGGTGTCTATGGAAGCCACTATATAGACCCAACCCTCGAACCGTACGGAGAACTTACCTGCGGGTACATCAACGATGACATGATCCCCGGCGCACTTTCGTTCAGTCTAACGCCAGACGACGGATACTTTCAACTCTTTCTTACGACAGCGCCCGGAGATTTCGACTCCCTGGCTCAGGCATCTCCCTTTCTCGAGCCCCAAACGTACTGTGATATGGCTCCTATCATTACCTATCAATATGGAGACGGACTGGAAAGTCGGAAACACCACTCCTCGGGCTTCAACACATCAGAACCTGTGACACTTCCACCCATCCCTTCTGCCGCCTTTGATGGTCACTCGGCTGAAATTCTGACTACTCAAACTTTTGATGTCAGTATGTTCGAGCGCCAAAAAGTGGGCATGCAAAGAAGCTTGGAACGGTCCGAGCGAGATGTGCTTTCCCCTGGCGAAATGGCTGAATTATTTGCTGAGCGTGGGAATTACATGGAAGTATCCCGATGGGGAGTAGTCAGTCTGAAAGTTAAATGCAGGTAA
- a CDS encoding Uba2, whose protein sequence is MSRSTHARAILGDELYGKLSSAKTLVVGAGGIGCELLKNLVLSGFGEITLLDLDTIDLSNLNRQFLFRKKDVKQSKALVAAATAQPFNPSVKIYPIHGNIKEPQFDVGWFKQFDIVMNALDNLDARRHVNKMCIAAGIPLIESGTAGYLGISSCLPLRPWADKDNADRSGPAIDASCSPFSLGNRMFRLQKVKKSQWFEARQLFGEEEDEGELDRAVAAGENASEIATLKEEAQAFKTVRSLLRTPADTTDKAASAAFAKIYDQDIRRLLAMSDMWKYRVPPVPLDRSAILEGVFVDSRNEATSGKEDGPNAVREKEGPNNGGDNSAGAPAGAGLKDQKTLTLKETVELFDDSLRRLAARIPKEEIITFDKDDDDTLDFVTAGANLRAYAYGIEQKTRWEVKETAGNIIPAIATTNAIIAGLIVIQALNVLKSVLPNASAQTGGALANSAPKNVLIQTKPRAPLGVQNLCTPNPHCAVCRPVYVIVQCDTTKITLGDIVKGVLEVENPEEPREVSVFEAGRILAEPDWDDNFERTLDSLNCGRGAIIMIADDAEEVVDLAVCLDGLPESHPSDSKPLILPSVIPPLPKRAPKPKEPTPEPPVATGSKRRVPDDEDEIQVIEPGAQNEAKDGSNRTSGPNATKRTPDDTSGLERTAKRLRLASSEAEEAMVDDDDEITILE, encoded by the exons ATGTCGCGCTCGACCCATGCTAGGGCGATCCTCGGAGATGAACTCTATGGAAAACTGAGCAGTGCAAAAACACTAGTAGTCGGCGCTGGGGGAATAGGATGTGAACTCT TAAAGAACCTCGTTCTGTCTGGGTTTGGAGAAATTACTTTGCTTGATTTAGATACCATTGATCTAAGCAATCTGAACCGACAATTTCTGTTTCGAAAGAAGGATGTAAAGCAGTCCAAGGCATTG GTAGCAGCAGCCACGGCACAACCTTTCAATCCCTCTGTCAAGATCTATCCTATTCACGGGAACATTAAAGAGCCCCAATTTGATGTCGGCTGGTTTAAGCAGTTCGATATTGTGATGAACGCGCTGGATAATTTGG ATGCCCGGAGACATGTAAACAAAATGTGTATCGCGGCAGGCATACCGCTTATTGAGTCTGGAACAGCTGGCTATCTTGGTATATCTTCTTGCCTGCCTCTCCGTCCTTGGGCTGACAAGGACAACGCGGATAGGTCAGGTCCAGCCATTGATGCATCATGCTCTCCATTCTCCCTCGGAAACCGAATGTTTCGA CTCCAAAAAGTTAAAAAGAGCCAATGGTTTGAGGCCAGACAACTTTTCGGCGAAGAAGAAGACGAGGGAGAGTTGGACAGGGCTGTTGCGGCTGGGGAAAATG CTTCTGAAATTGCTACATTAAAAGAAGAGGCCCAAGCATTCAAGACCGTTCGCTCTCTTCTTCGAACACCAGCGGACACCACGGATAAAGCAGCCTCTGCTGCCTTTGCCAAAATTTACGACCAAGATATCAGACGATTACTCGCCATGTCAGATATGTGGAAATACCGCGTGCCGCCCGTACCGTTAGACAGGAGCGCAATTCTGGAAGGAGTTTTTGTTGATTCTAGGAACGAAGCCACTTCAGGGAAGGAGGATGGGCCAAATGCTGTTAGAGAAAAGGAGGGTCCAAATAATGGTGGAGATAACAGTGCTGGGGCCCCAGCTGGTGCGGGGCTCAAGGACCAGAAGACATTGACCTTGAAGGAGACTGTTGAGTTGTTTGATGATAG TCTCCGGCGGTTAGCCGCTCGTATCCCAAAGGAAGAAATCATCACGTTCGACAAAGACGACGACGATACGCTAGATTTCGTCACCGCAGGCGCCAACCTGCGAGCATACGCTTATGGAATAGAGCAAAAGACTAGGTGGGAGGTAAAAG AAACGGCCGGGAACATTATCCCAGCAATCGCTACCACAAATGCTATAATTGCCGGCCTAATCGTCATCCAGGCCCTAAACGTTCTCAAGTCTGTTCTTCCTAATGCATCTGCCCAAACTGGGGGCGCTCTCGCCAACTCGGCCCCCAAAAACGTCCTTATCCAAACCAAGCCTCGCGCTCCCTTGGGAGTCCAGAACCTGTGCACGCCAAACCCGCACTGTGCGGTTTGTCGCCCGGTTTATGTAATCGTCCAATGCGATACGACCAAAATAACTCTAGGAGATATCGTCAAGGGTGTGTTAGAGGTCGAGAATCCCGAGGAACCGAGGGAGGTTAGCGTGTTTGAGGCAGGAAGGATTCTAGCCGAACCAGATTGGGATGACAACTTCGAAAGGACATTGGATAGCTTGAATTGTGGGCGCGGGGCGATCATCATGATCGCAGATGATGCGGAAGAGGTCGTCGACTTGGCAGTATGCCTTGATGGGCTACC TGAGTCTCACCCATCCGACAGCAAACCCCTGATCCTACCATCCGTAATCCCACCTCTCCCTAAGCGCGcacccaaacccaaggaacCAACCCCAGAACCTCCAGTAGCGACTGGTTCCAAACGCCGTGTACCagacgacgaagacgagaTTCAGGTCATCGAACCGGGCGCTCAGAACGAGGCCAAAGACGGCTCGAACCGTACGTCAGGCCCGAACGCAACGAAACGTACGCCTGACGACACTTCCGGTTTAGAAAGGACAGCTAAACGGTTGAGGTTGGCGAGTTCCGAAGCCGAGGAGGCTATGGTCGACGACGATGATGAAATTACTATTTTAGAGTGA
- a CDS encoding ABC transporter yields MPGNANSSTSVKDEQIATGSNVNKKKAPDHSYTFREKKLGVWTLYYPWTSEWTPTPMKFGIQNNLKQITAITAVWYRFFTEVFALGPAVMCLYFVSLVSSSILPSVQLSNDTSLLNLAEAALVGRIERTAVIVEFRKLGVRYISTLVMVLATSALKEYSGSIIEQRVTLHFEQQILAIQSRLELGASQDPNVKSHLKTAEGYISRPWITLSGLVDMLLSIGEVLALSTTFKGEFMSSESAGSLGIFSVLCPLLWGLHGLVNTKGNVGFAKVTDPNWRQMRAMRWIGTNEVYKQEVLSSGLVEYINNQYARALSKLGDTSTKDPWAAERAGWSRLDRLNQTLDSLPLLFYAWSISHSPSGFSLSHMVRMQQTTRVMRMVIATMISRLKSISALSNNLVILYELLALGPGITDGFISYPDEAHARQKGMAIEFKDVSFGYPSALKKTLNKLSFKVEPGQLCVIVGENGCGKSTTISLINRLYDCESGEIYIDGLPIRDYKISTLRAATNIMHQSYSYFPLTIRENLTMQDTGDPTTQTKRIENATKLGGAYDFIQKLPLKFETNFIPIHIGISSPGTRAVDREQFKCLMETEKHSNLSGGQWQRLELSRSFMKNSERTRLLCYDEPSASLDPKAEAAMFERLRSLRGEKTMIFVTHRFGHLTKHADLRDGSTIEQGTHKTLLTQKGEYAKMYEIQSRAFVEV; encoded by the exons ATGCCAGGCAATGCTAACTCTTCTACGAGTGTCAAGGATGAGCAGATTGCGACTGGGTCTAATGTCAATAAAAAGAAAGCCCCCGATCATTCATATACTTTCCGTGAGAAGAAGCTGGGGGTCTGGACACTCTATTATCCCTGGACTTCAGAATGGACGCCTACCCCTATGAAGTTTGGGATCCAAAATAACCTAAAACAGATCACGGCTATTACCGCTGTCTGGTATCGATTCTTTACTGAGGTATTCGCTCTTGGACCAGCTGTTATGTGTTTATATTTTGTTTCGTTGGTTTCAAGCAGTATTCTGCCCTCTGTTCAGTTGAGCAATGATACCAGTCTCTTAAACCTG GCCGAGGCGGCGCTCGTTGGTCGTATCGAACGCACGGCGGTGATCGTCGAGTTTAGGAAACTAGGCGTTAGATATATTTCAACTTTAGTGATGGTGTTGGCTACTTCGGCTCTAAA GGAGTACAGTGGGTCAATTATCGAGCAGAGGGTGACACTACATTTCGAGCAACAAATTCTGGCGA TCCAAAGTCGACTGGAACTTGGTGCTTCTCAAGACCCAAATGTCAAATCCCACCTTAAGACTGCCGAGGGATATATTTCTCGGCCATGGATTACCCTTTCAGGCCTCGTGGATATGCTCCTGTCAATCGGCGAAGTGCTAGCATTGAGCACTACATTTAAGGGGGAATTTATGTCCTCCGAATCTGCTGGAAGTCTTGGTATATTTTCCGTTCTATGTCCCCTTTTATGGGGACTTCATGGGTTGGTGAATACAAAGGGAAACG TCGGATTTGCCAAGGTGACCGACCCAAACTGGCGTCAAATGCGGGCGATGCGTTGGATTGGGACGAATGAAGTCTATAAGCAGGAGGTACTCAGCTCGGGATTGGTTGAGTATATAAATAATC AGTATGCCCGGGCGCTGTCGAAGCTCGGCGATACGTCTACCAAGGATCCATGGGCCGCGGAGCGTGCTGGGTGGTCTAGATTAGACCGTTTGAATCAGACTTTAGATTCGTTGCCTTTA CTATTTTATGCTTGGAGTATATCACATAGTCCCTCGGGATTCAGTTTGTCACATATGGTCAGGATGCAACAAACTACCAGGGTCATGCGCATGGTAATTGCGACCATGATATCTCGACTAAAGAGCATCTCTGCCTTGTCGAATAATCTAGTCATACTGTACGAGCTACTCGCACTCGGACCTGGAATAACGGACGGTTTTATATCTTATCCGGATGAAGCACACGCTCGACAAAAAGGAATGGCCATCGAGTTCAA AGACGTTAGTTTTGGGTACCCGTCCGCACTCAAAAAGACACTCAACAAGCTATCATTCAAAGTTGAGCCTGGTcagttgtgtgtgattgTAGGCGAAAACG GGTGCGGGAAGAGCACTACGATAAGTTTAATCAACCGACTCTATGATTGTGAATCAGGCGAGATTTATATCGATGGACTTCCGATCCGTGACTATAAAATATCGACTCTTCGGGCGGCTACGAATATCATGCATCAATCCTATAGCTATTTCCCGTTGACA ATTAGGGAAAACTTGACCATGCAGGACACTGGAGACCCTACCACGCAAACAAAGAGGATTGAAAATGCGACGAAACTGGGAGGCGCATACGATTTTATCCAGAAACTACCACTTAAATTCGAAACCAATTTTATTCCCATTCACATTGGAATATCTTCACCTGGTACTAGGGCGGTTGACCGCGAGCAGTTCAAGTGCCTGATGGAGACGGAAAAGCATTCAAATCTCAGTGGTGGGCAATGGCAGCGCTTGGAA CTTTCGCGAAGTTTTATGAAGAATTCAGAGCGTACGAGGCTTTTGTGTTATGATGAACCTAGCGCTAGCTTGGATCCCAAAGCAGAAGCCG CCATGTTTGAGAGGCTGCGGAGCCTACGAGGAGAAAAGACTATGATATTCGTTACTCA TCGTTTTGGCCATCTAACCAAACATGCCGACCTAA GGGATGGCTCGACGATCGAACAAGGAACACATAAAACGCTACTAACTCAAAAGGGGGAATATGCAAAGATGTATGAGATCCAGTCGAGGGCTTTTGTGGAA GTCTAA